The Toxorhynchites rutilus septentrionalis strain SRP chromosome 1, ASM2978413v1, whole genome shotgun sequence genome contains the following window.
agactaatgaaggagaggtgtgataactgctaactgctacttgcctaattattttctagcttttagtacactattttgtttaatcacaattaaaccgtttaacttaaaaagttttttttacttattttattacgAATTCACATGCCTTGTTCTCCGGATTCGGGAAGCGTCAATGACagtgattgattttcaggtgtaATGAACATACACTTTCTCCAATCTAATTTGTATTTTATGTAAATGGAAAtccctttttttctgcaagtggtgaaaaaatcttatgcaaaagttttggaGATATGGAATCGGGaaatgttttttatggtttaatgataaaaatggaaataatagaaaattgagaaaatgttttttttccattattgCAAAgtagaaaaatataatttatcgaTAGCGAGCTGTTTTCGCCGTTTCTTTGTATACACAGTGCATCGTTTCTCGCCCGAAAGTGCATACCTAACCGTGTAATCAATAAGAAGCACCTGGTGGAAAACTTTTCGCGCAGCCATCCAGCTAGCAACTAGACGGCGTTGTCAGCGATGCTTCCAATTgacctctctctttctctttctctctttctttttttctctctctctctctctctctctctctctttctttttattttttccttcctctctctttctctctctctcaaagCATTATTTAATTATAACATTGCGAATCAAACGCACGTTAAGGAATGCTAATGTGTTGTTCGATCTATATGCACAGTGGAGAGAGAAAACATCACAGTAAAACGGTTTTActaaaacctgttttttgtatttttaaataataaatcTCGTTCGACTTTTTTGAAGGGAACAAAGAGTTGATTTAATGATCTGCGCAAGTGAATAGGCCGCTTATTaaagtgaaaaatatataaagaagAATGTATCGTGTGTTTTAATTTTGTTATCCTATAATAATTGACGCTTCCACCATCCTGGACCATTACaataatatatatttcaaagcgTTGTTGGCAACTGATATTGTGAACGTTTATCAtgaatggaatcattaggaaacttttttatgcggtccctatccaccgcatgaaagatttttttcaaattgtatagCAGACACTAATTTTTAAagttactggtgaagttttgttcaatttttatgCGGTCTGTATCGCTCGCACGAAAACAGGGGttgcattttttttcagtgtacttgatttcgagcaaaatttgtctcgaagaGAAATGTGAAATTTTTGGGCTCGTAAACAAAGCAAAGTTCAAGACTTTTGCACGTATCAatgtcgaaaaacaaatttaagttgatattatattagaattgtgattaaaaagaaaatattgcgAAATGTTTTTTGACAGCTTTGTATTCAAAAATGTAGAAATGTCACAATAATGTGATAAAGGAACGCTCTTGTTAAGCCGTAAAACAACATCAATTCTTCAGATCTATGGTcgtaaatgcaatatttcataTCATGTAGCACTTTTGGCTAAAACTGCTGTTTTGATCATATGAACAgagtattatttatttatcttcaAAAAATGGTCTTATTATGTACCACTATTGTAAGCAATGCGATTAACACTGAGTGTGATTCATCGttgagaaaaattcaattcaattctagATACCACGTTCAATTGCTAATAGTTCTGAGCAAAGTGAAAAACGAGTACGACTTGCTGACGacctgtaaacaaaacacaattatcatttgaCACAAGCCCGTAATTCCAAGTCGCTAGTTAACCCCAATAAAAGTTTCATACGATATGGAGAAGTAATTGTGAACCCTGAATCGGAAAGGACGCTGGACACGTAGCATTACCATGAGAAGATCCATCCTAAAGCTGCTGTCTCCCCCGATCCAGTTGCACTCGATTAGTGCTTCGTTGATTGAAGAAGACTATAAtacaacagcaaaaaaaaaaaaaaacagatcagTATGGATATCAACTAAAGAATTACACATTATACAATGTAGGATATTCCATTCCCATAATAGCTCCAATAGAGGATTTGGAGCAACACTGACACAGCGTAGACTGCGAATTTCATGAACAGGAAAAAATCATCCATCGTTAAGGTTGCCTCAAGAGCGGTCATACAGATCATACACATACTAGAGATGAGCTGCGCCGAGAACAGGGGCTCATAGAGGGCATTGACACGATTTCCAAAACTAGAAGGTGTCACTATTAATATATGGCACCTTGTAATGCAACTAAAAGTACCTTATTAAATCCTGGTGTTTCTTGATCAATGCACGTAAATCTTGTTTGATTTGCATGTTGTTCTCCCGTCGTCCCTGGCCATCCTCACTTCCTAGAGTTTTCAAATCGTTCCCGACGCGTTGGAAGTCTAAAAGAAGTATGTTAAATTGAAGAGCAATTTGACTCATGACCTGTCCTCCGAGACCGTCGAGAAACACGATTGTTTGTACGACGTAGACAGTCAAAAACAATTGGAACAGAAATAAGGCTGCAAATCGTTCGTTAGAATCCAGATCGAAGGGGTACTTTGTTCGAACTGGCATTGTCCGGTCAAAAAGAGACTGCGAAATAGTGAGCATTTGGTTGA
Protein-coding sequences here:
- the LOC129780209 gene encoding odorant receptor 13a-like, which codes for MGTSRLPRYHQIQRIIKGLEYPEKICIFISIQMLTYLGQWNPKQRSRKYSLYFHLLNCVLVLHIFTLIWDICDIYNDFILFGDSLCVILGVCLVFFKKCYHNYYSAEFEGIIEDLQRSFQENNRRYNAVTDLQRKYFVEEVVMLLCFIFLGSSLIIAVCVHSLFDRTMPVRTKYPFDLDSNERFAALFLFQLFLTVYVVQTIVFLDGLGGQVMSQIALQFNILLLDFQRVGNDLKTLGSEDGQGRRENNMQIKQDLRALIKKHQDLISFGNRVNALYEPLFSAQLISSMCMICMTALEATLTMDDFFLFMKFAVYAVSVLLQILYWSYYGNGISYISSSINEALIECNWIGGDSSFRMDLLMVMLRVQRPFRFRVHNYFSISYETFIGVVSKSYSFFTLLRTISN